The Dreissena polymorpha isolate Duluth1 chromosome 8, UMN_Dpol_1.0, whole genome shotgun sequence genome includes the window tctccaaattattcaatcgtttcgcgttgcaacgctttataatttttaggtttttaaattgtcaaaagatgcatattatgcctttattagaccatggcaaatgttcagtaatgctgtttcctcacaaatatcataacgaaacagaaaatttgcgggtctgaaacaacttttttcaattttgtcaattaccaaaccgtgaaaagatccctttaatccaCGATTAACATTCAATATGATTGTGTTTAGTTAGTATAcggtacaataattgtttcaataattactcatCTAAAAGACCATAACGATAAATtaagatataaataataaataaataaatgttttgataatactgtattatgaatgaaatgcacaatttccacaaggATAACACTTAGTTTTCATAGTAAGTTTGCCAAGTAAATGTCCATGATTTTATTGTGAAGGATTTACACATTACTGACCAATTAGTGTGCTTGATAAAACAAAGCCACACAGCCTCTGAAATTGATATTGACATGGGTTTTTTCACGTGAGTCTAAGTCACAACCACGCGCATCTTGGCTGCCTTGGGGCCACACTCTGATTAGAAAGTTGGTAAAGGGGCAATTAAGATTTAATCAACAAGGGCGCGTGGCCGCTTTtgtctttgaaaagggcagagtggtgCTTTAGAACAGCAGCGTGGCGCCACGCAAAAAGGGCCTGGGAAAAGCACTATGAGTGCACTTTTATAACTGTAATTGTTCTAAACCTTAATTGTCTGGTTTTAGAATCATGCTCTGGGAAAATCATGTCGTTAAGAGAGAaaactaggtcggtgccgaataaagcaaagtttattttgcgaggcttagaaaatcggaattttcagattttcgtgccaagcaaaataaactttgctttattcggcacccaCCTAGTATTTGATTTATctcatcaattttcttagtcgtaaattatttctttaaaaatagaataggaaaatcgaactacacagaaaatcccaaagttattataagcaaacattattttattattttattattttaatcgtgccgagcctaatacattacaaaaagatcagtaactaacctgtttttctgtttatcatacctgtACGTctccgatttttaagaaataatgaaacaagagggccatcaggccctaaggcgctcacctgaaagccaaaggaactagactattctgaaaaaaattgcaagctgattcatgaagattattttggaccaaaaaagtgacttttaacatgttttttttatatttgaccttgtgacctagtttttgagctcatatgacccaattcaatctctggcaaaatttcattgggacaaatgttctgaccaagttttatgaagattggccaataaatgtggctaatatagtgtcaacaagttttcactaaagccatataaggacaactgcccccccccccccctggcggccatgttttttaacaaaccataaccattttcaaactcactcaagctattgttagacaaatgttcagatcaagtttcattaagattggataataaatgtgacttctagagtgttaacaaggttttgtagtaaacagccatttaaggaaaaatgccacgcccccttgcggccatgttttttaactgatctcaaccatttttgaacttagcccagatattattagttcaaatatctgaccaagtttcatgagcattgcaacacaaatgtgacttctagagtgttaacaaggttttaccatacagtaaagccatataaggaaaactgccccgcccccttgcggccatgttttttaactgatctcaaccatttttgaacttagcccagatattatttgttcaaatattctgaccaagtttcatgagcattgcaacacaaatgtgacttctagagtgttaacaaggttttaccatacagtaaagccatataaggaaaactgccccgccccatggcggccatgtttttcattcaactggaaccattttcgaacttgtccaagatattattgggacacatgttttgaccaagtttcatgaagattggactaaaaatgtgacttctagagtgttaacaaggttttactatagccatataaggaaaactgccacgccccctggcggccatgtttttcaaccaaccggaaccattttcgaactcgtccaagatattattgggacacatgttctgacaaagtttcatgaagattggactaaaaatgtgacttcaagagtgttaacaaggttttactatagccatataaggaaaactgccacgccctctggcggccatgtttttcaaccaaccggaaccattttcgaactcgtccaagatattattgggacacatgttctgacaaagtttcatgaagatcggacaataaatgtgacttctagagtgttaacaaggtttgctatatataaaactgccacgccccctggcggccatgtttttcaatcaaccggaaccattttcgaactcgtccaagatattattgggacacatgttctgagtaagtttcatgaagattggacaataaatgtggcctctagagtgttaacaaggtaaatgttgacgacgcacgacggacaaaaggcgatcacaacgtgctcatggtgagctaaaaaacacactaaacaactgcagttTTAGCATGAAAGAACcaggaaagaacatgcattgtgtcgtatgaggtattaataatgacgtcacaagtacgcacacttaatatttgtaaatagtgtttttttgctttttgagttgcattatttgttaaaaatatattacatcttggtatcaaattgttttgtttttaatctgattcgattttactaaaaatgattactttatagttgattccgagtaatatgaccattctccacagctatatttcagcactgccgaaatagaggaaaatttattccacagtggtttatttcgacaatgcacgtctgatgatgggataaagtACTGTCCCAGATGATCGCCTCCGGACTATGGGATTAAACACGTTCCGGCTTAACTGGATATTTGTTTAGATGAggctttcttgaaatgaaaacttccataaaagggGAAAAGGAGTCCCTAAACAGCCTGTGCAGACAaaacaggctaaactgggataaTACTTAACAAGAACGTTGTTTCTAAAATCCTATGTTTTAGTGCTCATTAGAATCGTTACATCCTGACAATTCTAATCAGCATTCACAAAATAGGATTTTTTAACTATTAAGAAAGTTTGCCGTCGAAATACGCCTCTTAACGGTATATTAAGCTCTAGGTGTCCGCCTAAGAATTGGAAGGTCAGAGGCTCGATCCCCACAATATGAACCATCTGTCAATCtgccccaaagacaccaagtactggttcttagtcacaggaaacagacttgagagcatTAAAATAAACCTTTAGCTTTCgatgtaatttaaaattgaacAGAAAACAGTTTaaacttgatatatttgtttgCGATAATAAAAGGCTTTTTAATACACAAAGGTTTTCCACCGCAGATATTCTCCAAACTGAGTGCTCGGCTGGACTCCAATGCCTCAGTGCTGGTACAGGCCACACAAACCCTCCAGGACGAGATGATATTCGGTGAAGGCATCCAGATGGTGTTAGAGGACGACCAGACATACAGTCTCCATGGTAACTGGTTCCAGCTGGAGTGGGCGTGGCACTACATTGACTGCTTTATGCAGCAACAGGTTGGATATAACCCTTTATCCTTAAATTAGCATTtggatgcatttgtagtcccgttgtcaaattaaatttaagaactttcttactagatttaagttttatataagttttatttcataccataaggtactgatgagcagcaaacagcataaaacttgaacagactgcaagttacacATTTACATGGCGGTTGCACTATGTGCtattatttattacatgtatacaattattatttaacattttaattatgaGAATATATAGCGCAacttaatatgttttaattatgaaaaactaGTAAAAATGGGTTTCAACTCACTCTGACATCCTATTTGCTTATGTTTTTGGTCTCTTTTTCTACGATAAAAAGAAGTTGCAATTAATAATTTCACACCATTGTCCACTCATGcctttgtaacatattttttgctGCTTGTTCATCAGGAGATTATTCAACACACCATCTCCAGCCAGACCCAGCAGTACGCGGGTACCCCACACGAGGTGGACAGATCAGAGCGCAGCAAACACGCTAGTCTCAATCGTTCACACGAAGCCCGGTCCCCTCCCTTTGATACTGGACGGCAGGGTGACTTAGGGGCTGATGGCTATGTGTCACAGTCCAGAACAGGAACAAGAGACCCTGTATCAGACTATGGGGCTGAGATGCATCCCTCAAGATCTAGACTCCGGGAAGATGATGAGGATAATTTCCATACATCAAGATCAAGACACAGAGATGAAAGATCTGGAGCAAGATCTCAGGCTCAGGACTATGGGGCTGATGCAAACCTATTGTTGTCTGGTGCTACAAGAGACGAAGCTGCTGGGAACGAGTCAGCACATTTGGATCATTCTATCTCACTTGATTCTGAGTCTTCTGGAGGAAGCGGGACACGAGGAACAGGAACACGTGGTAGAGACACAAGGGAAACAGGCCAGAGGGACCAGTCTCCACATTCAGCATCTGGTCACAGGTCGCCGCAAGCTGGTTACGATGACAATGATCCAGAAACTTCAGATCAAGAAATGCGAAGAAAACAGATGTACGTGGTAGAACATCAGCTGGGTAAAAGTTCACCAAGCTCTGATAGAGAAGGTAGATTTGATGCTTCTGTTTTGGCTGGAAAAGGTTTTTCTATTCCCCCTGACACCATGACGTCCTTATCTCCCATGCAGCTTGCACGGTCAGATGATCAGAACCAAACTTTCCAAAAGTTTTCGAGCCTTGGCCTTGGCGATGACAGAAGACAAGCGTCTAAGAACTTCAAGGCTCCTATTAACGATGATTATTTAAGTTTGAGTAGGAGGTCACAACATGAACACGATCATTCAGCTGCTATCAATTTATGTGTTTCACCACGTGCAACCAGCCCAGTTGATACAAGCAGTCATTCAGGAGCCAAATCGCTACATCATGATTTGCCCAGTGTCAAGAATATTCCAGACCATTATACGGAGGACCAACTTTTGGCTTCTTTCTCAATAAATGGCTTACAGATTGTGCTGTACTATGGCGATTTACGTGAAGAAACTAGCGATGCCATTGTGAACCCTGCAAACGAGTCACTTGAGCACTGGGGTGGCCTGGCTTACTTGCTTAGCAAAGCCAGAGGTAGAGAAATGGATGAGGAATGTAGACGGTTTATCCGAACCAATGGTAAATTAAAAACTACAGAAGTGATGCACACATCTGGGGGTGGAGCCCTACATACTTCCAACATAATACATGCAGCTGGTCCAATGTGGATAAGTGCCAGCTTCAGGGAGAAATTTATGAGGCAACTGACACAGACATTCCTGAATTGTTTCACCTACGCTAATAATCGCCTGTGGATCAAGAGTTTGGCTCTCCCTACCATTAGCACAGGTAAGAAGTAAGAACTACATAGAGAACTTGGTCTGTCTAGGGTCATGTAGgcagtgttctccggaagcaccaGCAGCCGGCAATTTTACCtgttacattcaatctagatgACGGCTACATCTccaaaaatatcaattgaaatggttCAAATACACTAGTTTAATTGCTTAGTCACCGgcttctttgaaaatataactggcttctcaaATGATTCTGGAGAACACTACCTAGCCTCATTCTTGAAAGATTTCTTCTGACAAAACCAATAATATAATGTGCTAATTTAATATAGCAAACTAActagtttttttatgcccccggatcgatagatagtttttggcctgtctgtctgtcattctgtcccaaaactttaaggttacagtaaagttttgcaataacttttgaaatattgaacatagcaacttgatatttggcatgcatgtgtatctcatggagttgcacattttgagtggtggaaggtcaatgtaatccttcaaggtcaaaggtcaaaaatttaatatattaaagttttgcaataacttttgaaatatttaacatagcaacttgatatttggcatgcatgtgtatctcatggagttgcacattttgagtggtgaaaggtcaaggtgatcattcaaggtcaaaagttgaaaatttaaaactttaatatagttaagttttgcaataacttttgaaatattgaacatagcaacttgacatttggcatgcatgtgtatctcatggagctgcacattttgagtggtgaaaggtcaaggtcaaggtcatccttcaaggtcaaaggtaaaaaaaagcggtgcattagggggcattgtgtttctgacaaacacatctcttgtttcaataaGTCTTGGCATTGATGGCAAAAATTGAAAAgaggtatacaatgccatttatGCAAATCAGTAGTACACATATCACATTTGCCAGCATTTAATAAGGCCTATACATTTTTTTGTTACTTCAGTTTATAGTAACATAACTAGAAGAAATTGGTGTTTTCATATGTATTTATTCAAAGAAAATCGGTGATTTGTTTTCAagatagtgaaaaaatatttttaccatGTAATATAACTGCATATATACAACTTAAAAGATTTTATCAGTGTTTTATGCGTCTTAATTAGGTGTGTATGGAGCTCCACTGGACATATGTGTAAGATGTTTCCTGTATGCTGCGCTGCTGTTCACAAACTCAAATCCTGAGTCTGAGAGAAGATTAGCTGACGTCCGTCTTGTGAACAACGATGCCGAAAGTACCGTAACATCCATCGTTCTTGTGCAGACAATGCTAGAATCATCAATCTCAGAATTGACAGCTGAGGCTGAAAATATCATGGCAACCCCCGCAGATGATAGGTTTAGCTTTTTGGAGACTAAAACCAGATCTTCTGACCTCGGTTCTTCTCTGCGTTTACCTAGAGGCAGACCAGAGAGTAGGCCATTTACTAGTCCAACCGATGAAGGAAAGGAGAGTACCTCATCACTTTCTCGGAGACGATCCTCTTCCCTAAGCCTTTCAACTTCAAACAAAAACCCTGCGTCGAGTGACACTGGTGTCCTGAAGTCAGCTGGTGCTCGGCCCCAGTTTGACACAAATCATATTGGTACCACAACTAAGCCTCGTTCAGCCTCTGGGGTCCCCAAGTCGGAGAAATTGGCCGCTGGTTTCAGTCAGACATTCTCCCCTTCTTCAGCTTCAACTATGAGTAAAGCTCTTGCATCAACATCTGGGACCAGAACTGCTCCCAAAATCAAAAGCCAGCTTTTCCCTGAAACAAAACTGCACCAAAAGGACACAAAACCAACATATTCTGAACATTCCGCAGGTACATTTGACATGAAAAGGGTAAGACCTGCATTCAGCTCTCCCCAGCCTCAAGGTGATAGTGACAACGACAGTGATGATAGAGGTAACGGCCTTCGCAGTTTGCCTGCTGATCTGTCAGGAGCTACTAACTACCGTACAAAATTCCTAGAAGGTGAGAAAAAAGTTCACATTTGTGCCATATGCCTTGATGACGTAAGAGACCCACACGTTCTGAAGTGCAAGCACGAATTTTGTCGATCCTGCATTGAGAGCCACTTCAAGACCAAACCCTCATGTCCAATGTGTGGGTCAATCTACGGAAAGATCGTGGGTAATCAGCCTATAGGGGGAACCATGACGATGTACACGGTACGTGATCAATGTATCGCTGGATATGAAAAGGAGGATGGGATGATTGTTATCACGTACAAGTTCCCAGATGGAATGCAGGATGTAAGTGATTGTTGTATACCAGTATACTAAGCTTTAAATGggaatataaaaagtaaacaaaataccATGCTTAATGTTGATATTGGAtctttatcacatgctataccctgtttcccatgtaatacaaccattacatatttttttatattacacattgtaatacaacatttttaagtgttttcattggcttagttttcgtttattgaccaatcgcattttgttattttgctgaaatgacgttgcaacgtgaaatgacgtcacgaaatgtaaacaacattctggatttatcattatgtttgcgtaaacatttatttaatttgctcatttaaaagcatgtgataaacaagatctgacactcgttgtcatatcataccatattttatttaacttgtcAACGAAATTCGTTattaagctcgccaaaggctcgcttactaacaaaattcctgaactcgtctaataaaatatggtatgatatgacaactcgttccAGATTTTATATATATGCAAGTAAGCTTTTATTGGAGTAGTAGCCATGAATTAGTATTGGCATTTCGCCACTTGTTtaaatattgtcagtaatttGAATTCTTGTAGTCAGTATTTGATTGAATCTTGTAGAATTTCTGTACCCATATTTATGGCTTGTAAAAGCACATAACTTTACACTAAAACCATACTAGAACAGTATATGTGCCCAAATGTTTCTGTTCAAGGCCACACATCCCCACCCTGGCAGGAGCTACAAAGGCATCAAGAGGACCTGTTACCTGCCCAACTCCGCAGAGGGGAGAGAGGTGAAACGATTGTTGAAGAAGGCTTTTGATGCTCGCCTCCTGTTCACTGTGGGTGACTCGAGGACCTCTGGAAAGACTGATGTTCTCACATGGAATGACGTGCACCACAAGACAAGCATCGATGGCGGGCCAACAAAGTATGAATAATGATTAATGCTTAATCAACTTCATGTACATGAAACTGAATTACCTAGGCAACAACTTCTGTAATCAGCAATGCATAGGTGTGTATTAATGAACACTTTACCCACACACTCATAACACAATACCTTAGAATGTAAATGTGTCTTATCCCTGAATAATTTATAATGGAACAAATTATCTTCGTCTTTTCAGTCTGTAATTATTGCCTTCCTCCTATCCTATTT containing:
- the LOC127842740 gene encoding uncharacterized protein LOC127842740, with the protein product MSGIRVKNIPKDVTEKKIRIQFAKPENGGGKIKKIYFPLLNNDAVIIYEDKSVVDNVLQTSHVLQSTTMVLERLPEHMIFSKLSARLDSNASVLVQATQTLQDEMIFGEGIQMVLEDDQTYSLHGNWFQLEWAWHYIDCFMQQQEIIQHTISSQTQQYAGTPHEVDRSERSKHASLNRSHEARSPPFDTGRQGDLGADGYVSQSRTGTRDPVSDYGAEMHPSRSRLREDDEDNFHTSRSRHRDERSGARSQAQDYGADANLLLSGATRDEAAGNESAHLDHSISLDSESSGGSGTRGTGTRGRDTRETGQRDQSPHSASGHRSPQAGYDDNDPETSDQEMRRKQMYVVEHQLGKSSPSSDREGRFDASVLAGKGFSIPPDTMTSLSPMQLARSDDQNQTFQKFSSLGLGDDRRQASKNFKAPINDDYLSLSRRSQHEHDHSAAINLCVSPRATSPVDTSSHSGAKSLHHDLPSVKNIPDHYTEDQLLASFSINGLQIVLYYGDLREETSDAIVNPANESLEHWGGLAYLLSKARGREMDEECRRFIRTNGKLKTTEVMHTSGGGALHTSNIIHAAGPMWISASFREKFMRQLTQTFLNCFTYANNRLWIKSLALPTISTGVYGAPLDICVRCFLYAALLFTNSNPESERRLADVRLVNNDAESTVTSIVLVQTMLESSISELTAEAENIMATPADDRFSFLETKTRSSDLGSSLRLPRGRPESRPFTSPTDEGKESTSSLSRRRSSSLSLSTSNKNPASSDTGVLKSAGARPQFDTNHIGTTTKPRSASGVPKSEKLAAGFSQTFSPSSASTMSKALASTSGTRTAPKIKSQLFPETKLHQKDTKPTYSEHSAGTFDMKRVRPAFSSPQPQGDSDNDSDDRGNGLRSLPADLSGATNYRTKFLEGEKKVHICAICLDDVRDPHVLKCKHEFCRSCIESHFKTKPSCPMCGSIYGKIVGNQPIGGTMTMYTVRDQCIAGYEKEDGMIVITYKFPDGMQDATHPHPGRSYKGIKRTCYLPNSAEGREVKRLLKKAFDARLLFTVGDSRTSGKTDVLTWNDVHHKTSIDGGPTKFGYPDPKYLKRVKEELAAKGITSA